From one Lotus japonicus ecotype B-129 chromosome 3, LjGifu_v1.2 genomic stretch:
- the LOC130745299 gene encoding serrate RNA effector molecule-like isoform X5, whose amino-acid sequence MAEVINAPPDSLDKSPPPSPSSASAPPPPPPPPPPPSLPPPSDSDLPPPPARRRDRRDDRDFDRPPNRRDYYDRSNNSPPPKDRDRDFKRRRSPSPPSQRDRDRRHSPPPPYKRSRRGSPRGGYRYGPDDSRFGYDNSGGYERGMGGRVGYVDDKSYGRFGHRSAGEYQNGISDVESNRGYADLPSGSAQREGLMSYKQFIQELEDDILPAEAERRYQEYKSEYISTQKRTYFNSHKDEEWLKDKYHPTNLLTVIERRNENARQLAKDFLLDLQSGTLDLNPGLSASSSSKSGQASEPNSDEEADNAGKRKRHGRGSNKENDFSAAPKAHSISLEPRRIQADIQQAQTLVRKLDIEKGIADNILCNSDLNKNDDKTHRGSVGPIIILRGLSSVKGLEGVELLDTLITYLWRIHGVDYYGLIETIEAKGFRHVRPEGTTHEEKGKSGSEWEKKLDSFWQGRLNGQDPVEVMTAKEKIDAAAAEALDPYIRKIRDEKYGWKYGCGAKGCTKLFHASEFVHKHLKLKHPELAVEQTTKVREDLYFQNYMNDPDAPGGKPVMQQTQRDKPLKRRLGIEGRLRDDRGSRQNHDRSDRLNDGDRPENSPSRERQSKALEMGNHDETMYDTYAGPGVSPFASDMPPPPVLMPVPDH is encoded by the exons ATGGCGGAGGTCATCAACGCTCCCCCGGATTCACTCGACAAATCCCCACCACCATCCCCATCCTCCGCCTCAGCTcccccacctcctcctcctcctcctcctccgccgtCGCTACCTCCTCCCTCCGATTCCGATCTCCCTCCACCACCTGCCCGCAGGAGGGACAGGCGGGACGACCGGGATTTCGATCGTCCACCTAACCGCCGCGATTACTACGACCGCAGCAACAACTCCCCCCCGCCCAAAGACCGGGACAGGGACTTCAAGCGCCGCCGCAGCCCCTCACCTCCTTCCCAACGCGACCGCGACCGCCGTCACTCCCCTCCTCCCCCCTACAAGCGTTCCAGGAGAGGTAGTCCCCGCGGTGGTTACCGTTACGGTCCCGATGACAG CAGATTTGGATATGATAATTCTGGCGGTTATGAACGGGGAATGGGTGGAAGGGTTGGTTATGTCGATGACAAGTCTTATGGCCGGTTTGGACATCGTTCAGCTGGAGAATATCAAAATGGTATTTCTG ATGTGGAATCCAATCGTGGTTATGCAGACTTGCCAAGTGGCAGTGCACAAAG AGAAGGGTTGATGTCCTATAAGCAATTCATTCAGGAGCTTGAGGATGATATACTGCCTGCTGAAGCAGAACGTAG GTATCAAGAATACAAGTCGGAGTACATTTCCACCCAAAAAAGAACCTATTTTAATTCTCATAAGGATGAGGAGTG GTTGAAAGATAAATATCATCCAACAAATTTGCTTACAGTCATTGAAAG GAGGAATGAAAATGCTCGACAGCTGGCAAAGGACTTTTTGCTTGATTTGCAGAGTGGAACATTAGACCT AAATCCTGGTTTGAGTGCCTCTTCATCCAGCAAATCAGGCCAAGCTAGTGAACCGAATTCAGACGAGGAAGCAGACAATGCCGGTAAGCGGAAAAGACATGGTAGGGGATCTAATAAAGAAAATGATTTCTCAGCTGCTCCCAAGGCTCACTCTATTAGCTTGGAACCTAGACGAATACAGGCCGATATTCAACAGGCTCAGACCCTTGTCCGCAAGCTTGACATAGAAAAGGGGATTGCAGATAATATTTTATGCAACAGTGATCTCAATAAAAATGATGATAAGACTCACAGGGGATCTGTGGGTCCCATAATAATTTTAAGAGGTCTATCATCGGTTaagggtttagagggtgttgaACTTTTGGACACACTTATTACATATCTTTGGCGGATTCATGGTGTAGATTATTATGGTTTGATTGAGACTATTGAGGCTAAGGGTTTTAGGCATGTCAGGCCAGAGGGAACCACACATGAAGAAAAAGGTAAATCAGGGTCTGAATGGGAGAAGAAACTAGACTCATTTTGGCAGGGAAGGCTGAATGGTCAGGATCCCGTGGAAGTAATGACTGCTAAGGAGAAGATAGATGCTGCAGCAGCGGAAGCGTTGGATCCATATATTAGGAAAATTAGGGATGAAAAGTATGGATGGAAGTATGGTTGTGGAGCCAAGGGCTGCACGAAGCTTTTTCATGCTTCTGAATTTGTGCACAAACACCTGAAGCTAAAACACCCAGAGCTTGCTGTTGAACAAACCACAAAAGTGCGTGAGGAtctctattttcaaaattacatGAA TGATCCAGATGCTCCTGGTGGAAAGCCTGTAATGCAGCAAACTCAG AGGGACAAACCTTTAAAGCGAAGATTAGGTATTGAGGGCCGATTGAGAGATGATCGTGGTAGTCGTCAAAATCATGATCGGAGTGACCGATTGAATGATGGAGATAGACCTGAGAATTCTCCATCCCGCGAAAGGCAGTCTAAAGCACTTGAGATGGGAAACCATGATGAAACAATGTATGATACATATGCAGGACCTGGTGTTTCTCCATTTGCCTCAGATATGCCTCCTCCACCAGTATTGATGCCTGTACCTG ACCATTAG
- the LOC130745299 gene encoding serrate RNA effector molecule-like isoform X2 — protein MAEVINAPPDSLDKSPPPSPSSASAPPPPPPPPPPPSLPPPSDSDLPPPPARRRDRRDDRDFDRPPNRRDYYDRSNNSPPPKDRDRDFKRRRSPSPPSQRDRDRRHSPPPPYKRSRRGSPRGGYRYGPDDRFGYDNSGGYERGMGGRVGYVDDKSYGRFGHRSAGEYQNGISDVESNRGYADLPSGSAQREGLMSYKQFIQELEDDILPAEAERRYQEYKSEYISTQKRTYFNSHKDEEWLKDKYHPTNLLTVIERRNENARQLAKDFLLDLQSGTLDLNPGLSASSSSKSGQASEPNSDEEADNAGKRKRHGRGSNKENDFSAAPKAHSISLEPRRIQADIQQAQTLVRKLDIEKGIADNILCNSDLNKNDDKTHRGSVGPIIILRGLSSVKGLEGVELLDTLITYLWRIHGVDYYGLIETIEAKGFRHVRPEGTTHEEKGKSGSEWEKKLDSFWQGRLNGQDPVEVMTAKEKIDAAAAEALDPYIRKIRDEKYGWKYGCGAKGCTKLFHASEFVHKHLKLKHPELAVEQTTKVREDLYFQNYMNDPDAPGGKPVMQQTQRDKPLKRRLGIEGRLRDDRGSRQNHDRSDRLNDGDRPENSPSRERQSKALEMGNHDETMYDTYAGPGVSPFASDMPPPPVLMPVPGAGPLGPFVPAPPEVAMQMLREQGGPSPYDGSGRKMRSGSHMSGPAPIIAVPPAFRPHPRRMRSYQDLDAPDDEVTVIDYRSL, from the exons ATGGCGGAGGTCATCAACGCTCCCCCGGATTCACTCGACAAATCCCCACCACCATCCCCATCCTCCGCCTCAGCTcccccacctcctcctcctcctcctcctccgccgtCGCTACCTCCTCCCTCCGATTCCGATCTCCCTCCACCACCTGCCCGCAGGAGGGACAGGCGGGACGACCGGGATTTCGATCGTCCACCTAACCGCCGCGATTACTACGACCGCAGCAACAACTCCCCCCCGCCCAAAGACCGGGACAGGGACTTCAAGCGCCGCCGCAGCCCCTCACCTCCTTCCCAACGCGACCGCGACCGCCGTCACTCCCCTCCTCCCCCCTACAAGCGTTCCAGGAGAGGTAGTCCCCGCGGTGGTTACCGTTACGGTCCCGATGACAG ATTTGGATATGATAATTCTGGCGGTTATGAACGGGGAATGGGTGGAAGGGTTGGTTATGTCGATGACAAGTCTTATGGCCGGTTTGGACATCGTTCAGCTGGAGAATATCAAAATGGTATTTCTG ATGTGGAATCCAATCGTGGTTATGCAGACTTGCCAAGTGGCAGTGCACAAAG AGAAGGGTTGATGTCCTATAAGCAATTCATTCAGGAGCTTGAGGATGATATACTGCCTGCTGAAGCAGAACGTAG GTATCAAGAATACAAGTCGGAGTACATTTCCACCCAAAAAAGAACCTATTTTAATTCTCATAAGGATGAGGAGTG GTTGAAAGATAAATATCATCCAACAAATTTGCTTACAGTCATTGAAAG GAGGAATGAAAATGCTCGACAGCTGGCAAAGGACTTTTTGCTTGATTTGCAGAGTGGAACATTAGACCT AAATCCTGGTTTGAGTGCCTCTTCATCCAGCAAATCAGGCCAAGCTAGTGAACCGAATTCAGACGAGGAAGCAGACAATGCCGGTAAGCGGAAAAGACATGGTAGGGGATCTAATAAAGAAAATGATTTCTCAGCTGCTCCCAAGGCTCACTCTATTAGCTTGGAACCTAGACGAATACAGGCCGATATTCAACAGGCTCAGACCCTTGTCCGCAAGCTTGACATAGAAAAGGGGATTGCAGATAATATTTTATGCAACAGTGATCTCAATAAAAATGATGATAAGACTCACAGGGGATCTGTGGGTCCCATAATAATTTTAAGAGGTCTATCATCGGTTaagggtttagagggtgttgaACTTTTGGACACACTTATTACATATCTTTGGCGGATTCATGGTGTAGATTATTATGGTTTGATTGAGACTATTGAGGCTAAGGGTTTTAGGCATGTCAGGCCAGAGGGAACCACACATGAAGAAAAAGGTAAATCAGGGTCTGAATGGGAGAAGAAACTAGACTCATTTTGGCAGGGAAGGCTGAATGGTCAGGATCCCGTGGAAGTAATGACTGCTAAGGAGAAGATAGATGCTGCAGCAGCGGAAGCGTTGGATCCATATATTAGGAAAATTAGGGATGAAAAGTATGGATGGAAGTATGGTTGTGGAGCCAAGGGCTGCACGAAGCTTTTTCATGCTTCTGAATTTGTGCACAAACACCTGAAGCTAAAACACCCAGAGCTTGCTGTTGAACAAACCACAAAAGTGCGTGAGGAtctctattttcaaaattacatGAA TGATCCAGATGCTCCTGGTGGAAAGCCTGTAATGCAGCAAACTCAG AGGGACAAACCTTTAAAGCGAAGATTAGGTATTGAGGGCCGATTGAGAGATGATCGTGGTAGTCGTCAAAATCATGATCGGAGTGACCGATTGAATGATGGAGATAGACCTGAGAATTCTCCATCCCGCGAAAGGCAGTCTAAAGCACTTGAGATGGGAAACCATGATGAAACAATGTATGATACATATGCAGGACCTGGTGTTTCTCCATTTGCCTCAGATATGCCTCCTCCACCAGTATTGATGCCTGTACCTGGTGCTGG ACCATTAGGACCCTTTGTTCCTGCTCCACCAGAAGTTGCAATGCAAATGTTAAGAGAGCAAGGAGGACCTTCTCCATATGATGGCTCTGGAAGAAAGATGCGATCTGGCTCTCATATGAGCGGACCAGCACCTATAATTGCTGTTCCTCCAGCTTTTAGACCACATCCTCGGAGGATGCGAAG TTATCAAGATCTGGATGCGCCAGATGACGAGGTCACTGTGATAGATTATCGGAGTTTGTAG
- the LOC130745299 gene encoding serrate RNA effector molecule-like isoform X1: MAEVINAPPDSLDKSPPPSPSSASAPPPPPPPPPPPSLPPPSDSDLPPPPARRRDRRDDRDFDRPPNRRDYYDRSNNSPPPKDRDRDFKRRRSPSPPSQRDRDRRHSPPPPYKRSRRGSPRGGYRYGPDDSRFGYDNSGGYERGMGGRVGYVDDKSYGRFGHRSAGEYQNGISDVESNRGYADLPSGSAQREGLMSYKQFIQELEDDILPAEAERRYQEYKSEYISTQKRTYFNSHKDEEWLKDKYHPTNLLTVIERRNENARQLAKDFLLDLQSGTLDLNPGLSASSSSKSGQASEPNSDEEADNAGKRKRHGRGSNKENDFSAAPKAHSISLEPRRIQADIQQAQTLVRKLDIEKGIADNILCNSDLNKNDDKTHRGSVGPIIILRGLSSVKGLEGVELLDTLITYLWRIHGVDYYGLIETIEAKGFRHVRPEGTTHEEKGKSGSEWEKKLDSFWQGRLNGQDPVEVMTAKEKIDAAAAEALDPYIRKIRDEKYGWKYGCGAKGCTKLFHASEFVHKHLKLKHPELAVEQTTKVREDLYFQNYMNDPDAPGGKPVMQQTQRDKPLKRRLGIEGRLRDDRGSRQNHDRSDRLNDGDRPENSPSRERQSKALEMGNHDETMYDTYAGPGVSPFASDMPPPPVLMPVPGAGPLGPFVPAPPEVAMQMLREQGGPSPYDGSGRKMRSGSHMSGPAPIIAVPPAFRPHPRRMRSYQDLDAPDDEVTVIDYRSL, from the exons ATGGCGGAGGTCATCAACGCTCCCCCGGATTCACTCGACAAATCCCCACCACCATCCCCATCCTCCGCCTCAGCTcccccacctcctcctcctcctcctcctccgccgtCGCTACCTCCTCCCTCCGATTCCGATCTCCCTCCACCACCTGCCCGCAGGAGGGACAGGCGGGACGACCGGGATTTCGATCGTCCACCTAACCGCCGCGATTACTACGACCGCAGCAACAACTCCCCCCCGCCCAAAGACCGGGACAGGGACTTCAAGCGCCGCCGCAGCCCCTCACCTCCTTCCCAACGCGACCGCGACCGCCGTCACTCCCCTCCTCCCCCCTACAAGCGTTCCAGGAGAGGTAGTCCCCGCGGTGGTTACCGTTACGGTCCCGATGACAG CAGATTTGGATATGATAATTCTGGCGGTTATGAACGGGGAATGGGTGGAAGGGTTGGTTATGTCGATGACAAGTCTTATGGCCGGTTTGGACATCGTTCAGCTGGAGAATATCAAAATGGTATTTCTG ATGTGGAATCCAATCGTGGTTATGCAGACTTGCCAAGTGGCAGTGCACAAAG AGAAGGGTTGATGTCCTATAAGCAATTCATTCAGGAGCTTGAGGATGATATACTGCCTGCTGAAGCAGAACGTAG GTATCAAGAATACAAGTCGGAGTACATTTCCACCCAAAAAAGAACCTATTTTAATTCTCATAAGGATGAGGAGTG GTTGAAAGATAAATATCATCCAACAAATTTGCTTACAGTCATTGAAAG GAGGAATGAAAATGCTCGACAGCTGGCAAAGGACTTTTTGCTTGATTTGCAGAGTGGAACATTAGACCT AAATCCTGGTTTGAGTGCCTCTTCATCCAGCAAATCAGGCCAAGCTAGTGAACCGAATTCAGACGAGGAAGCAGACAATGCCGGTAAGCGGAAAAGACATGGTAGGGGATCTAATAAAGAAAATGATTTCTCAGCTGCTCCCAAGGCTCACTCTATTAGCTTGGAACCTAGACGAATACAGGCCGATATTCAACAGGCTCAGACCCTTGTCCGCAAGCTTGACATAGAAAAGGGGATTGCAGATAATATTTTATGCAACAGTGATCTCAATAAAAATGATGATAAGACTCACAGGGGATCTGTGGGTCCCATAATAATTTTAAGAGGTCTATCATCGGTTaagggtttagagggtgttgaACTTTTGGACACACTTATTACATATCTTTGGCGGATTCATGGTGTAGATTATTATGGTTTGATTGAGACTATTGAGGCTAAGGGTTTTAGGCATGTCAGGCCAGAGGGAACCACACATGAAGAAAAAGGTAAATCAGGGTCTGAATGGGAGAAGAAACTAGACTCATTTTGGCAGGGAAGGCTGAATGGTCAGGATCCCGTGGAAGTAATGACTGCTAAGGAGAAGATAGATGCTGCAGCAGCGGAAGCGTTGGATCCATATATTAGGAAAATTAGGGATGAAAAGTATGGATGGAAGTATGGTTGTGGAGCCAAGGGCTGCACGAAGCTTTTTCATGCTTCTGAATTTGTGCACAAACACCTGAAGCTAAAACACCCAGAGCTTGCTGTTGAACAAACCACAAAAGTGCGTGAGGAtctctattttcaaaattacatGAA TGATCCAGATGCTCCTGGTGGAAAGCCTGTAATGCAGCAAACTCAG AGGGACAAACCTTTAAAGCGAAGATTAGGTATTGAGGGCCGATTGAGAGATGATCGTGGTAGTCGTCAAAATCATGATCGGAGTGACCGATTGAATGATGGAGATAGACCTGAGAATTCTCCATCCCGCGAAAGGCAGTCTAAAGCACTTGAGATGGGAAACCATGATGAAACAATGTATGATACATATGCAGGACCTGGTGTTTCTCCATTTGCCTCAGATATGCCTCCTCCACCAGTATTGATGCCTGTACCTGGTGCTGG ACCATTAGGACCCTTTGTTCCTGCTCCACCAGAAGTTGCAATGCAAATGTTAAGAGAGCAAGGAGGACCTTCTCCATATGATGGCTCTGGAAGAAAGATGCGATCTGGCTCTCATATGAGCGGACCAGCACCTATAATTGCTGTTCCTCCAGCTTTTAGACCACATCCTCGGAGGATGCGAAG TTATCAAGATCTGGATGCGCCAGATGACGAGGTCACTGTGATAGATTATCGGAGTTTGTAG
- the LOC130745299 gene encoding serrate RNA effector molecule-like isoform X3, producing the protein MAEVINAPPDSLDKSPPPSPSSASAPPPPPPPPPPPSLPPPSDSDLPPPPARRRDRRDDRDFDRPPNRRDYYDRSNNSPPPKDRDRDFKRRRSPSPPSQRDRDRRHSPPPPYKRSRRGSPRGGYRYGPDDSRFGYDNSGGYERGMGGRVGYVDDKSYGRFGHRSAGEYQNDVESNRGYADLPSGSAQREGLMSYKQFIQELEDDILPAEAERRYQEYKSEYISTQKRTYFNSHKDEEWLKDKYHPTNLLTVIERRNENARQLAKDFLLDLQSGTLDLNPGLSASSSSKSGQASEPNSDEEADNAGKRKRHGRGSNKENDFSAAPKAHSISLEPRRIQADIQQAQTLVRKLDIEKGIADNILCNSDLNKNDDKTHRGSVGPIIILRGLSSVKGLEGVELLDTLITYLWRIHGVDYYGLIETIEAKGFRHVRPEGTTHEEKGKSGSEWEKKLDSFWQGRLNGQDPVEVMTAKEKIDAAAAEALDPYIRKIRDEKYGWKYGCGAKGCTKLFHASEFVHKHLKLKHPELAVEQTTKVREDLYFQNYMNDPDAPGGKPVMQQTQRDKPLKRRLGIEGRLRDDRGSRQNHDRSDRLNDGDRPENSPSRERQSKALEMGNHDETMYDTYAGPGVSPFASDMPPPPVLMPVPGAGPLGPFVPAPPEVAMQMLREQGGPSPYDGSGRKMRSGSHMSGPAPIIAVPPAFRPHPRRMRSYQDLDAPDDEVTVIDYRSL; encoded by the exons ATGGCGGAGGTCATCAACGCTCCCCCGGATTCACTCGACAAATCCCCACCACCATCCCCATCCTCCGCCTCAGCTcccccacctcctcctcctcctcctcctccgccgtCGCTACCTCCTCCCTCCGATTCCGATCTCCCTCCACCACCTGCCCGCAGGAGGGACAGGCGGGACGACCGGGATTTCGATCGTCCACCTAACCGCCGCGATTACTACGACCGCAGCAACAACTCCCCCCCGCCCAAAGACCGGGACAGGGACTTCAAGCGCCGCCGCAGCCCCTCACCTCCTTCCCAACGCGACCGCGACCGCCGTCACTCCCCTCCTCCCCCCTACAAGCGTTCCAGGAGAGGTAGTCCCCGCGGTGGTTACCGTTACGGTCCCGATGACAG CAGATTTGGATATGATAATTCTGGCGGTTATGAACGGGGAATGGGTGGAAGGGTTGGTTATGTCGATGACAAGTCTTATGGCCGGTTTGGACATCGTTCAGCTGGAGAATATCAAAATG ATGTGGAATCCAATCGTGGTTATGCAGACTTGCCAAGTGGCAGTGCACAAAG AGAAGGGTTGATGTCCTATAAGCAATTCATTCAGGAGCTTGAGGATGATATACTGCCTGCTGAAGCAGAACGTAG GTATCAAGAATACAAGTCGGAGTACATTTCCACCCAAAAAAGAACCTATTTTAATTCTCATAAGGATGAGGAGTG GTTGAAAGATAAATATCATCCAACAAATTTGCTTACAGTCATTGAAAG GAGGAATGAAAATGCTCGACAGCTGGCAAAGGACTTTTTGCTTGATTTGCAGAGTGGAACATTAGACCT AAATCCTGGTTTGAGTGCCTCTTCATCCAGCAAATCAGGCCAAGCTAGTGAACCGAATTCAGACGAGGAAGCAGACAATGCCGGTAAGCGGAAAAGACATGGTAGGGGATCTAATAAAGAAAATGATTTCTCAGCTGCTCCCAAGGCTCACTCTATTAGCTTGGAACCTAGACGAATACAGGCCGATATTCAACAGGCTCAGACCCTTGTCCGCAAGCTTGACATAGAAAAGGGGATTGCAGATAATATTTTATGCAACAGTGATCTCAATAAAAATGATGATAAGACTCACAGGGGATCTGTGGGTCCCATAATAATTTTAAGAGGTCTATCATCGGTTaagggtttagagggtgttgaACTTTTGGACACACTTATTACATATCTTTGGCGGATTCATGGTGTAGATTATTATGGTTTGATTGAGACTATTGAGGCTAAGGGTTTTAGGCATGTCAGGCCAGAGGGAACCACACATGAAGAAAAAGGTAAATCAGGGTCTGAATGGGAGAAGAAACTAGACTCATTTTGGCAGGGAAGGCTGAATGGTCAGGATCCCGTGGAAGTAATGACTGCTAAGGAGAAGATAGATGCTGCAGCAGCGGAAGCGTTGGATCCATATATTAGGAAAATTAGGGATGAAAAGTATGGATGGAAGTATGGTTGTGGAGCCAAGGGCTGCACGAAGCTTTTTCATGCTTCTGAATTTGTGCACAAACACCTGAAGCTAAAACACCCAGAGCTTGCTGTTGAACAAACCACAAAAGTGCGTGAGGAtctctattttcaaaattacatGAA TGATCCAGATGCTCCTGGTGGAAAGCCTGTAATGCAGCAAACTCAG AGGGACAAACCTTTAAAGCGAAGATTAGGTATTGAGGGCCGATTGAGAGATGATCGTGGTAGTCGTCAAAATCATGATCGGAGTGACCGATTGAATGATGGAGATAGACCTGAGAATTCTCCATCCCGCGAAAGGCAGTCTAAAGCACTTGAGATGGGAAACCATGATGAAACAATGTATGATACATATGCAGGACCTGGTGTTTCTCCATTTGCCTCAGATATGCCTCCTCCACCAGTATTGATGCCTGTACCTGGTGCTGG ACCATTAGGACCCTTTGTTCCTGCTCCACCAGAAGTTGCAATGCAAATGTTAAGAGAGCAAGGAGGACCTTCTCCATATGATGGCTCTGGAAGAAAGATGCGATCTGGCTCTCATATGAGCGGACCAGCACCTATAATTGCTGTTCCTCCAGCTTTTAGACCACATCCTCGGAGGATGCGAAG TTATCAAGATCTGGATGCGCCAGATGACGAGGTCACTGTGATAGATTATCGGAGTTTGTAG
- the LOC130745299 gene encoding serrate RNA effector molecule-like isoform X4, translating to MAEVINAPPDSLDKSPPPSPSSASAPPPPPPPPPPPSLPPPSDSDLPPPPARRRDRRDDRDFDRPPNRRDYYDRSNNSPPPKDRDRDFKRRRSPSPPSQRDRDRRHSPPPPYKRSRRGSPRGGYRYGPDDRFGYDNSGGYERGMGGRVGYVDDKSYGRFGHRSAGEYQNDVESNRGYADLPSGSAQREGLMSYKQFIQELEDDILPAEAERRYQEYKSEYISTQKRTYFNSHKDEEWLKDKYHPTNLLTVIERRNENARQLAKDFLLDLQSGTLDLNPGLSASSSSKSGQASEPNSDEEADNAGKRKRHGRGSNKENDFSAAPKAHSISLEPRRIQADIQQAQTLVRKLDIEKGIADNILCNSDLNKNDDKTHRGSVGPIIILRGLSSVKGLEGVELLDTLITYLWRIHGVDYYGLIETIEAKGFRHVRPEGTTHEEKGKSGSEWEKKLDSFWQGRLNGQDPVEVMTAKEKIDAAAAEALDPYIRKIRDEKYGWKYGCGAKGCTKLFHASEFVHKHLKLKHPELAVEQTTKVREDLYFQNYMNDPDAPGGKPVMQQTQRDKPLKRRLGIEGRLRDDRGSRQNHDRSDRLNDGDRPENSPSRERQSKALEMGNHDETMYDTYAGPGVSPFASDMPPPPVLMPVPGAGPLGPFVPAPPEVAMQMLREQGGPSPYDGSGRKMRSGSHMSGPAPIIAVPPAFRPHPRRMRSYQDLDAPDDEVTVIDYRSL from the exons ATGGCGGAGGTCATCAACGCTCCCCCGGATTCACTCGACAAATCCCCACCACCATCCCCATCCTCCGCCTCAGCTcccccacctcctcctcctcctcctcctccgccgtCGCTACCTCCTCCCTCCGATTCCGATCTCCCTCCACCACCTGCCCGCAGGAGGGACAGGCGGGACGACCGGGATTTCGATCGTCCACCTAACCGCCGCGATTACTACGACCGCAGCAACAACTCCCCCCCGCCCAAAGACCGGGACAGGGACTTCAAGCGCCGCCGCAGCCCCTCACCTCCTTCCCAACGCGACCGCGACCGCCGTCACTCCCCTCCTCCCCCCTACAAGCGTTCCAGGAGAGGTAGTCCCCGCGGTGGTTACCGTTACGGTCCCGATGACAG ATTTGGATATGATAATTCTGGCGGTTATGAACGGGGAATGGGTGGAAGGGTTGGTTATGTCGATGACAAGTCTTATGGCCGGTTTGGACATCGTTCAGCTGGAGAATATCAAAATG ATGTGGAATCCAATCGTGGTTATGCAGACTTGCCAAGTGGCAGTGCACAAAG AGAAGGGTTGATGTCCTATAAGCAATTCATTCAGGAGCTTGAGGATGATATACTGCCTGCTGAAGCAGAACGTAG GTATCAAGAATACAAGTCGGAGTACATTTCCACCCAAAAAAGAACCTATTTTAATTCTCATAAGGATGAGGAGTG GTTGAAAGATAAATATCATCCAACAAATTTGCTTACAGTCATTGAAAG GAGGAATGAAAATGCTCGACAGCTGGCAAAGGACTTTTTGCTTGATTTGCAGAGTGGAACATTAGACCT AAATCCTGGTTTGAGTGCCTCTTCATCCAGCAAATCAGGCCAAGCTAGTGAACCGAATTCAGACGAGGAAGCAGACAATGCCGGTAAGCGGAAAAGACATGGTAGGGGATCTAATAAAGAAAATGATTTCTCAGCTGCTCCCAAGGCTCACTCTATTAGCTTGGAACCTAGACGAATACAGGCCGATATTCAACAGGCTCAGACCCTTGTCCGCAAGCTTGACATAGAAAAGGGGATTGCAGATAATATTTTATGCAACAGTGATCTCAATAAAAATGATGATAAGACTCACAGGGGATCTGTGGGTCCCATAATAATTTTAAGAGGTCTATCATCGGTTaagggtttagagggtgttgaACTTTTGGACACACTTATTACATATCTTTGGCGGATTCATGGTGTAGATTATTATGGTTTGATTGAGACTATTGAGGCTAAGGGTTTTAGGCATGTCAGGCCAGAGGGAACCACACATGAAGAAAAAGGTAAATCAGGGTCTGAATGGGAGAAGAAACTAGACTCATTTTGGCAGGGAAGGCTGAATGGTCAGGATCCCGTGGAAGTAATGACTGCTAAGGAGAAGATAGATGCTGCAGCAGCGGAAGCGTTGGATCCATATATTAGGAAAATTAGGGATGAAAAGTATGGATGGAAGTATGGTTGTGGAGCCAAGGGCTGCACGAAGCTTTTTCATGCTTCTGAATTTGTGCACAAACACCTGAAGCTAAAACACCCAGAGCTTGCTGTTGAACAAACCACAAAAGTGCGTGAGGAtctctattttcaaaattacatGAA TGATCCAGATGCTCCTGGTGGAAAGCCTGTAATGCAGCAAACTCAG AGGGACAAACCTTTAAAGCGAAGATTAGGTATTGAGGGCCGATTGAGAGATGATCGTGGTAGTCGTCAAAATCATGATCGGAGTGACCGATTGAATGATGGAGATAGACCTGAGAATTCTCCATCCCGCGAAAGGCAGTCTAAAGCACTTGAGATGGGAAACCATGATGAAACAATGTATGATACATATGCAGGACCTGGTGTTTCTCCATTTGCCTCAGATATGCCTCCTCCACCAGTATTGATGCCTGTACCTGGTGCTGG ACCATTAGGACCCTTTGTTCCTGCTCCACCAGAAGTTGCAATGCAAATGTTAAGAGAGCAAGGAGGACCTTCTCCATATGATGGCTCTGGAAGAAAGATGCGATCTGGCTCTCATATGAGCGGACCAGCACCTATAATTGCTGTTCCTCCAGCTTTTAGACCACATCCTCGGAGGATGCGAAG TTATCAAGATCTGGATGCGCCAGATGACGAGGTCACTGTGATAGATTATCGGAGTTTGTAG